A part of Desulfotomaculum nigrificans DSM 574 genomic DNA contains:
- a CDS encoding AMP-binding protein: MAYNMIDYQKERETFKWQLPEYFNFASDVVDKWAENPDKLAMIWVNEQDEEVRRTFRDFKERSNQLANLLVSQGIKPGDVIILIMPRYIEWWESFLACLRVGAIVSPGTVQLTTKDLAFRIKAANASAIIVDERTAKKFDELTEGLEAIKCKVLVGEPREGWLHYQSEINKFPTEFNTVRTRSSDGAILFFTSGTTGNPKMTLHTHGSYPFAHIVTGKYWLDLTPDDLHWNLSDTGWGKAAWSSLFGPWHMGATIFVHHETRFNPKRCLEVLQRYPITTLCGAPTNYRMLVLEDLSKYKFPSLRSCTGAGEPLNPEVIATWREATGLTIRDGYGQTETVLVIGNFPCLPVKPGAMGKPAPGFTVEVIDEKGNILPPGKEGDIAIQVKPEPPVGLFKQYWQEPERTERCFRGQWYLTGDRAVKDEDGYFWFVGRADDVILASGYRIGPFEVESALIEHDAVAESAVVASPDELRGEIVKAFVVLADGYTPSPQLVKELQDHVKKTTAPYKYPREIEFVDYLPKTVSGKIRRAQLREMEWAKKGKNRHMLG; this comes from the coding sequence ATGGCATACAACATGATTGATTACCAGAAGGAAAGGGAGACATTTAAATGGCAACTCCCAGAGTACTTTAACTTTGCCTCTGATGTGGTTGATAAATGGGCTGAGAATCCGGACAAGCTGGCTATGATTTGGGTTAATGAACAGGATGAGGAAGTTAGACGCACTTTTCGGGATTTTAAAGAGCGTTCCAATCAGCTGGCCAATCTTTTAGTAAGCCAGGGAATCAAGCCTGGTGATGTAATCATATTAATTATGCCCCGTTACATAGAGTGGTGGGAGTCATTTTTAGCCTGTCTAAGGGTAGGAGCCATAGTAAGTCCAGGAACTGTGCAACTCACCACCAAGGATTTGGCCTTCCGTATAAAGGCAGCCAATGCCTCGGCCATCATTGTGGATGAACGTACCGCTAAGAAATTTGATGAACTGACTGAAGGTCTGGAAGCTATTAAATGTAAGGTGCTAGTGGGTGAGCCAAGAGAGGGCTGGTTACACTATCAGTCAGAGATTAACAAATTCCCTACCGAATTTAATACGGTCAGAACCAGGAGTTCTGATGGAGCCATTCTTTTCTTTACCTCCGGTACCACCGGTAACCCTAAAATGACTTTACATACCCATGGTAGTTATCCCTTTGCCCATATTGTAACCGGCAAGTACTGGTTGGACTTAACTCCGGATGATTTACACTGGAACTTATCCGATACCGGCTGGGGAAAGGCAGCCTGGAGCAGTTTATTTGGTCCTTGGCATATGGGTGCCACCATATTTGTACACCATGAAACCCGTTTTAATCCTAAACGCTGTCTTGAGGTATTACAAAGATACCCCATCACCACATTGTGTGGGGCACCAACCAATTACCGTATGCTGGTCTTAGAAGATCTTTCAAAATACAAGTTTCCTTCTTTAAGGAGTTGTACCGGTGCCGGGGAACCATTAAATCCAGAAGTAATTGCCACCTGGCGGGAGGCCACCGGCTTAACCATTAGAGATGGTTATGGCCAAACTGAAACAGTTCTGGTCATCGGTAACTTTCCTTGTCTGCCGGTTAAGCCCGGTGCCATGGGAAAACCGGCTCCTGGCTTTACCGTTGAGGTGATTGACGAGAAAGGTAACATTTTACCCCCGGGTAAAGAAGGGGATATAGCTATTCAGGTCAAGCCGGAGCCACCGGTGGGGCTGTTTAAACAATACTGGCAGGAACCGGAGCGGACAGAACGTTGTTTCCGTGGGCAATGGTATCTTACTGGCGACAGGGCGGTAAAGGATGAGGACGGCTATTTTTGGTTTGTCGGGCGGGCAGATGATGTTATTTTGGCTTCCGGTTATCGTATAGGTCCCTTTGAGGTGGAAAGTGCTCTGATTGAACATGATGCGGTGGCGGAATCTGCGGTAGTGGCCAGTCCTGACGAACTAAGAGGGGAAATTGTTAAAGCCTTTGTGGTTTTAGCTGATGGTTATACACCATCACCTCAATTAGTTAAGGAACTGCAGGACCATGTAAAGAAAACAACTGCTCCCTATAAGTATCCCAGGGAAATTGAGTTTGTTGACTATTTACCTAAAACCGTCAGCGGCAAGATTCGCCGGGCCCAACTACGCGAGATGGAGTGGGCCAAAAAAGGTAAAAATAGGCACATGCTTGGATAA
- a CDS encoding YeiH family protein, producing the protein MAGKATTPSGGWSDLWKKEDWWAVWLGLGLTIAAILLWKSGSSIKTMAVSVPNWSHFSQVSAHFADKISGYVLLFAVFLVLFSIAVKILGHKLSEFIPGFTFVFVMSVLVTIFGAWDVAQKYNLEAPLVALGLGMIISNTLPIPKWMEAALRTEFYVKVGIVLLGATLPFTLIVQAGPLAFGQATVIAVTTFLTIYFAGTRLFGLDKRFAATLGAGGSICGVSASIAIGGAVKADKNHVSVAISLVVVWAIVMIYALPIFIKIFGIPAGPAGAWIGTSEFADAAGIAAAAAINEQAIATFTLMKVVGRDMFVGIWCFILALISITKWEKRDDGTKPDAKEIWYRFPKFVIGFFIASALVTVIMASVDPATAKAVSKSVIAPLKTLRTWAFVFCFFAIGLTTRFRELTAVGWRPFAAFTTGVLVNVPLGYILSVLVFGSYWMAVK; encoded by the coding sequence ATGGCTGGTAAAGCCACTACCCCCAGCGGTGGTTGGTCAGACCTTTGGAAAAAGGAAGACTGGTGGGCCGTATGGCTTGGTCTCGGTCTTACAATCGCTGCTATTTTATTATGGAAATCTGGAAGCTCCATTAAAACCATGGCCGTTAGTGTTCCTAACTGGTCACACTTTAGTCAAGTTTCCGCCCACTTTGCAGACAAAATTAGTGGCTATGTATTACTTTTTGCAGTGTTCTTAGTTCTCTTCTCCATTGCTGTTAAAATTTTGGGTCATAAATTAAGCGAATTCATTCCTGGTTTTACCTTCGTTTTCGTAATGAGTGTTCTGGTAACCATCTTTGGGGCTTGGGATGTAGCGCAAAAGTATAACCTGGAAGCTCCTCTGGTTGCTCTTGGTTTAGGAATGATTATAAGTAATACCCTGCCCATTCCTAAATGGATGGAAGCCGCTTTAAGAACTGAATTTTACGTAAAAGTAGGTATTGTTTTACTGGGTGCTACTCTGCCCTTTACCTTAATTGTACAAGCTGGTCCCTTGGCCTTCGGTCAAGCTACTGTAATTGCTGTTACTACCTTCTTAACTATTTACTTCGCTGGTACCAGATTGTTTGGTCTGGATAAGAGATTTGCAGCTACACTGGGAGCTGGTGGTTCCATCTGTGGTGTTTCTGCATCCATCGCCATTGGTGGTGCAGTTAAAGCTGACAAGAATCATGTTTCCGTAGCCATTTCCCTGGTAGTTGTTTGGGCTATCGTAATGATCTATGCTTTACCTATCTTTATTAAAATCTTTGGTATCCCTGCTGGTCCTGCCGGTGCCTGGATTGGTACCTCTGAGTTTGCTGATGCCGCCGGTATCGCCGCCGCTGCCGCTATTAACGAGCAGGCCATTGCCACCTTTACCCTGATGAAGGTTGTAGGTCGTGATATGTTTGTTGGTATCTGGTGCTTCATCTTAGCTCTTATCTCCATTACCAAGTGGGAAAAAAGAGATGATGGTACTAAACCTGATGCCAAAGAAATCTGGTACCGCTTCCCTAAATTTGTTATTGGTTTCTTTATAGCTTCTGCTCTGGTTACCGTTATAATGGCATCTGTAGATCCGGCCACTGCTAAAGCAGTTTCCAAGAGCGTTATTGCTCCTCTGAAAACTTTAAGGACCTGGGCCTTCGTATTCTGCTTCTTTGCTATTGGTTTGACAACTCGCTTTAGAGAACTTACCGCAGTAGGTTGGAGACCATTTGCTGCCTTTACTACCGGCGTATTAGTTAACGTTCCTCTGGGATATATTCTGTCAGTGCTGGTATTCGGTTCCTACTGGATGGCTGTTAAGTAA
- a CDS encoding sensor histidine kinase, with product MISKNKLRLILILLGLVLLSALLLLFDSYNSARKLKEFEQYSEQMSVYNKLADDIFNLTVKGEDYILHPNPQNLDEFRELGAAVTNHELELFNTSKGSNKQQLSNLMETTKTFLSFIEKEVVPVIQSRHSNNLEYIYLQQRNQEFIQKLRTDANLLSLATQKEVNEYFQTIIIKKSYKAAFLLVIMLLAMALLFHETLKLIKKLLIEYSYLDKLAKSSKSAVIMVDKFGNLKYFNKAAQELFSLGEEVLTGKNLSDIPVLYPHLQNVTEPLYEVIMHQKELLKNPVNYLFVGQKLQLMVDYMPVFWDNRLLGALLTANRVEAHKDKYILLDTLETERKRISIEIHDWIGRYMSTIIHSLDYILRQHDIVHGELRDNLLALRAHCQNSAIEMRGIMNDIHPYLIDKVGLISALESYIVTFEKLNNIKVYIFYQDRSLKIKKKDEIILYRIIQEALSNVVKHSKATEVDVHFTVSHDILRIEIEDNGGFSGEFAAGKGLWGMKERAKLIGGDISIDQSESGFCVIINVPLISGGQPNGKDKSDVN from the coding sequence ATGATCAGCAAAAACAAACTCAGGCTAATCTTGATATTACTAGGATTGGTTTTGTTATCGGCCTTATTATTACTTTTTGATTCCTACAATAGTGCCAGGAAGCTTAAAGAATTTGAACAATATTCTGAGCAAATGTCTGTATATAATAAATTGGCCGATGATATTTTCAATTTAACTGTTAAAGGGGAAGACTATATTTTACATCCTAATCCGCAAAACCTTGATGAATTTAGGGAGCTTGGTGCTGCGGTTACCAATCATGAATTAGAATTGTTTAACACCTCAAAGGGCAGTAACAAACAACAGCTTAGTAATCTCATGGAAACGACAAAAACCTTCCTTTCTTTCATAGAAAAAGAAGTGGTACCGGTTATTCAGTCCAGGCATTCCAATAACTTAGAATATATTTATTTACAACAAAGAAACCAGGAATTCATCCAGAAACTTAGAACCGATGCTAATTTGCTGTCATTGGCTACGCAAAAAGAAGTTAATGAATATTTTCAAACCATTATTATAAAGAAAAGCTATAAAGCAGCCTTTTTGCTTGTGATCATGTTATTGGCCATGGCCTTATTGTTTCACGAAACATTAAAGTTAATTAAGAAATTATTAATTGAGTACAGTTACCTGGATAAACTGGCTAAAAGTAGCAAAAGTGCTGTAATCATGGTAGATAAATTCGGTAATTTAAAATACTTCAACAAGGCCGCCCAGGAGTTATTTAGCCTGGGGGAAGAAGTTCTAACAGGTAAAAATCTTAGTGACATACCGGTGCTTTATCCCCATCTACAAAATGTGACTGAGCCACTTTACGAAGTTATCATGCATCAAAAGGAATTACTTAAAAATCCAGTTAACTATTTATTTGTCGGACAGAAATTACAACTTATGGTGGACTACATGCCGGTATTTTGGGACAATCGGTTGTTGGGTGCGCTACTGACAGCTAACAGGGTGGAAGCGCATAAGGATAAGTATATTTTGCTAGATACCTTGGAAACTGAAAGAAAAAGGATTTCTATTGAAATTCATGACTGGATAGGCAGGTACATGTCCACCATTATCCACTCATTAGATTATATTTTGCGACAACATGATATCGTGCATGGGGAATTGAGGGATAACCTGTTAGCTTTACGAGCCCATTGCCAGAACTCCGCCATTGAGATGAGAGGAATCATGAATGATATTCACCCATATTTAATTGACAAAGTGGGACTCATCTCGGCCCTGGAATCCTATATTGTTACCTTCGAGAAACTTAATAATATCAAGGTTTATATTTTTTACCAAGACAGATCCTTAAAAATTAAAAAGAAGGATGAAATTATCTTATACCGGATTATTCAAGAGGCCCTGAGTAATGTAGTAAAACATTCTAAAGCTACCGAGGTGGATGTTCACTTTACGGTTTCCCATGATATCTTAAGGATAGAAATAGAAGATAACGGGGGCTTTAGTGGTGAATTTGCCGCCGGTAAAGGATTATGGGGCATGAAAGAACGAGCCAAGTTAATTGGCGGGGACATTAGTATTGATCAAAGTGAGTCAGGCTTTTGCGTTATTATTAACGTTCCTTTAATATCTGGGGGTCAGCCTAATGGAAAAGATAAAAGTGATGTTAATTGA
- a CDS encoding response regulator transcription factor: MEKIKVMLIEDHNVFREGLKKLIDLEDNMSVVAEAGSCQEALENVNQDIDVILLDIGLPDGDGLELCEKIRAKYPKIKHVALTTYDDAIFIKKAMECGVKGFVPKYAFFDEIRAAILMTSKGGTYLYPGLNTDILFNLSDPGLSDIELKILQMLASGQSQKDIATNLFISLSTFRRRLKTIFSKLKVNTVEEALTVATKKGLIK, translated from the coding sequence ATGGAAAAGATAAAAGTGATGTTAATTGAAGATCATAATGTATTTCGTGAGGGTTTAAAAAAACTTATTGACCTGGAAGACAACATGTCCGTGGTGGCTGAAGCCGGATCTTGCCAGGAAGCATTGGAAAATGTTAATCAGGACATTGATGTAATTCTTTTGGACATTGGTTTACCTGACGGTGATGGTCTAGAGTTGTGTGAAAAAATCAGGGCTAAATATCCCAAGATAAAACACGTTGCCCTCACTACCTATGATGATGCCATATTTATTAAAAAGGCCATGGAATGTGGGGTGAAAGGCTTTGTTCCCAAATATGCCTTTTTTGATGAAATTAGAGCAGCCATATTGATGACCAGTAAAGGTGGAACCTATTTATACCCTGGATTAAATACAGATATATTGTTTAATCTTTCCGACCCGGGGTTATCCGATATAGAGTTAAAAATTTTGCAAATGCTGGCCAGTGGTCAAAGTCAAAAGGATATTGCCACTAATTTATTTATTAGCCTCTCCACCTTTCGGCGCAGACTTAAGACTATTTTTTCCAAACTGAAGGTTAATACTGTGGAGGAAGCCTTAACTGTTGCCACTAAAAAGGGACTGATTAAATAA
- a CDS encoding PAS domain-containing protein — MKVLLEAKNILSMVVIVFLLSIITLFGIMQFRFFTGILDSYENDMQQAVVNKTTFFLNDLTAISENAAKRIVSQEQETRSILKLISTYDYRIVNVYLLDAKGNLQDALVNKPEDSENISWLGRPTQLSVSPVHVDQATHLNIVSFGRPLHYKDGSQGWLVLDFSIDQFQKEIMQEFAGENFKVALFDNQGHPIIWPFDQTKLAVFRSQPTKFYDHQSQFDVRKNEVGTAKWQLYFFLKETNFETFRAIAVIILVFVLYICLYQMLVEFWGVNSAKTYFENIDFAIFNQINEGVILSNNAGRIIFANKAAQEIFVERKNSLRNVKLKEILGHIDENQHLIDKSKTFTLKVSDRLLEAIHSPIIKQRKKLGSLTVIRPNVKEEKTYRNVLSRLVETIPEGVVYVDKNFEVVAANLMAKLYLGNIETGTNIYSVDPGLAAEINNHIGSRSVIRTGLSNYDLPCEIAPVYDDDGVYAGTLVVLLTALHDNNPACPS; from the coding sequence ATGAAAGTATTGCTTGAAGCTAAAAACATCCTTTCAATGGTAGTCATCGTATTTTTGCTAAGCATTATCACTTTATTTGGGATTATGCAGTTCAGGTTTTTTACCGGGATATTAGACAGCTATGAGAACGATATGCAACAGGCGGTCGTTAACAAAACAACGTTTTTCTTAAACGATTTAACTGCTATATCAGAAAACGCTGCCAAACGAATAGTGTCCCAGGAACAGGAAACCAGGTCAATTCTAAAGCTCATCTCAACCTACGATTACCGTATTGTCAATGTTTATTTACTGGATGCTAAAGGAAACCTGCAGGATGCCTTGGTTAATAAACCTGAAGACAGCGAAAATATCTCCTGGTTGGGCCGACCCACTCAATTATCAGTTTCCCCGGTACATGTAGATCAGGCTACTCATCTTAACATTGTAAGCTTTGGCCGACCGTTGCATTATAAAGATGGCAGTCAAGGTTGGTTAGTTCTGGATTTTAGTATTGACCAGTTTCAAAAGGAAATAATGCAGGAATTTGCCGGCGAAAACTTTAAAGTTGCACTTTTTGATAACCAAGGTCACCCGATAATTTGGCCCTTTGATCAGACTAAATTAGCTGTTTTTCGCTCCCAACCAACGAAGTTTTATGATCACCAGAGCCAGTTTGATGTGAGGAAAAATGAAGTTGGAACTGCTAAATGGCAACTATACTTTTTTCTAAAGGAAACCAATTTTGAAACTTTCCGGGCTATTGCAGTTATTATTTTAGTATTTGTGTTATATATTTGCCTTTACCAAATGCTGGTGGAATTCTGGGGGGTCAACAGCGCCAAAACCTACTTTGAAAACATAGACTTTGCCATATTTAATCAAATTAACGAAGGAGTAATATTGTCTAATAATGCCGGCCGTATTATTTTTGCCAATAAAGCAGCCCAGGAGATTTTTGTCGAACGGAAAAATAGTTTAAGAAATGTAAAGCTAAAAGAAATTTTGGGACACATTGATGAGAACCAGCACCTGATTGATAAGTCTAAAACATTTACACTTAAAGTATCAGATCGATTATTGGAGGCTATTCATTCACCGATTATTAAACAACGTAAGAAACTAGGATCACTTACTGTGATCAGGCCCAATGTAAAAGAAGAGAAAACCTACAGAAATGTGCTGAGCCGGCTAGTGGAGACCATTCCGGAAGGGGTGGTTTATGTTGACAAAAACTTTGAGGTAGTGGCGGCCAATTTAATGGCTAAACTTTATCTGGGTAATATAGAGACGGGGACTAATATTTACAGTGTTGACCCGGGTCTGGCGGCCGAAATCAACAATCATATCGGATCTCGATCGGTGATTAGAACAGGATTATCCAACTATGATCTTCCCTGTGAGATAGCACCAGTATACGATGATGACGGGGTGTATGCCGGTACCCTGGTAGTATTGCTAACTGCTTTGCATGATAATAATCCAGCCTGCCCAAGCTAA
- a CDS encoding YeiH family protein gives MSLNKVPLVIRTIPGIFLMFAIAFFAKGGEDFGFYQWRGLETYFAANPYSKKLLIDILHLNYILLSIIIGMLMRNILTIPRWAAPGVRTSSLFMKMGVILLGSLYSVVDVARLGGTAIILVLTFIVFTVLFTLWLGRKTGMNPEAAAVLSAGTSICGVSAIVAAAPAVRAKTTDVVYSIATILSFGLVSLFIFPLLGTLLDLSPHQFGVWAGTGIVNSGQVLAVCLAFDPGSTNHVSESLKTGEIYNLTRVIFLPFVVLALAVYSSRTAQLPEDDVNINTGLWSRFPVFVLGFLVVVVLTSFGFLGSTSPPSHELRLIHKLYSWLFAIGLAGLGMQISFNELRKAGGKPLIVGSAAACLKALLVLIIVLLFVDKQP, from the coding sequence ATGTCTTTGAACAAAGTCCCCTTAGTTATCCGGACTATACCAGGGATCTTCCTAATGTTTGCCATTGCCTTTTTTGCAAAAGGCGGTGAGGATTTTGGCTTCTATCAGTGGCGGGGTCTGGAAACTTATTTTGCTGCCAATCCTTATTCTAAGAAACTTTTAATTGATATTCTGCACTTAAATTACATACTTTTATCAATAATTATCGGTATGCTTATGCGCAATATTTTGACCATTCCCAGGTGGGCTGCCCCCGGAGTCAGAACTTCTAGCTTATTCATGAAGATGGGTGTTATCCTGTTAGGTTCCTTATATAGCGTGGTGGATGTAGCCCGCTTAGGTGGCACGGCCATAATTTTGGTTTTAACCTTTATAGTTTTTACCGTTTTATTTACGTTATGGCTGGGCCGTAAAACAGGCATGAACCCCGAGGCAGCCGCCGTGTTATCAGCCGGCACAAGCATCTGCGGTGTTTCCGCCATTGTGGCCGCTGCCCCTGCTGTCCGGGCCAAAACTACTGATGTGGTTTATTCTATTGCCACCATTCTTTCCTTTGGATTGGTTAGTTTATTTATTTTTCCTTTATTAGGCACTCTGTTGGATTTAAGCCCGCACCAGTTCGGTGTCTGGGCCGGTACTGGCATTGTTAATTCCGGCCAGGTACTGGCTGTTTGTTTAGCCTTTGACCCAGGTAGTACCAACCATGTCTCGGAAAGTTTAAAAACCGGTGAGATTTACAATTTAACCAGAGTCATTTTTTTACCCTTTGTGGTTTTGGCCTTGGCCGTGTATAGCAGCCGTACCGCTCAATTACCAGAAGATGACGTTAATATTAATACCGGACTATGGAGCAGATTCCCAGTTTTTGTTCTGGGTTTTCTGGTAGTTGTGGTCCTCACTTCCTTTGGCTTTCTAGGTTCTACTTCACCGCCCTCGCATGAGTTACGACTTATCCACAAACTTTATAGCTGGTTATTTGCCATTGGTTTGGCCGGCCTGGGTATGCAAATTTCTTTTAATGAACTGCGAAAGGCCGGGGGCAAGCCCTTAATTGTCGGCTCAGCAGCTGCCTGTTTAAAAGCATTACTGGTTTTAATCATCGTGCTTCTTTTCGTAGACAAACAGCCCTAG
- the miaB gene encoding tRNA (N6-isopentenyl adenosine(37)-C2)-methylthiotransferase MiaB has protein sequence MADKIEYKVPEIKSEGQKFYHVITFGCQMNERDSESLAGMLEDMGYLPTESREEADIIILNTCCVRETAESKVFGLLGRLRQLKVAKPDLIIGVAGCMSQQEEVAKKIRHSFPFVDIIFGTHNIHELPRMIQQVRENQEAVLEVWATEKGIAENVPVRRKDKLKAWVTIMYGCNNFCTYCIVPYVRGRERSRNPENIIEEIKGLVAQGYKEVTLLGQNVNSYGKDLQMDYRFADLLLDLDKITGLKRIRFMTSHPRDFDQRLIDVIASTNKVCEHFHLPAQAGSNRILKLMNRGYTREHYLQLIDNIRKAIPGASITSDIMVGFPGETEEDFADTLDLVRRVRYDSAFTFVYNIRSGTPAAKMEQVPEEVKSARIQKLIDLQNQISLENNRQEEGKVLEVLVEGETKTNPDKLAGRSRTNKLVVFDGSPDLTGQLVPIKITKGRLNLLEGELVPGGAVK, from the coding sequence ATGGCAGACAAGATTGAATATAAGGTACCGGAAATTAAATCTGAAGGGCAAAAATTCTACCATGTGATAACCTTTGGTTGCCAGATGAACGAAAGGGACTCTGAATCTCTGGCTGGTATGCTGGAAGACATGGGATACCTCCCTACGGAGTCCCGGGAAGAGGCCGATATCATCATTCTCAACACCTGTTGTGTACGGGAAACTGCCGAAAGTAAGGTTTTCGGCCTGCTTGGCCGTTTGCGCCAGCTTAAAGTGGCCAAACCCGACTTAATTATTGGGGTAGCCGGTTGTATGTCCCAACAAGAAGAGGTGGCGAAAAAAATTCGTCATAGTTTTCCTTTTGTGGATATTATTTTTGGTACCCATAACATCCACGAGCTACCCAGAATGATTCAGCAAGTGCGGGAAAACCAGGAGGCCGTGCTGGAAGTTTGGGCCACCGAAAAAGGTATCGCTGAGAACGTGCCTGTTCGCCGTAAGGACAAGTTAAAAGCTTGGGTTACCATCATGTATGGATGTAACAATTTCTGTACTTATTGTATTGTTCCCTATGTGCGGGGCCGGGAACGCAGCCGTAATCCGGAAAATATTATTGAAGAGATAAAAGGACTGGTGGCCCAAGGGTATAAAGAAGTAACTCTGCTGGGACAAAATGTTAACTCCTATGGTAAAGATCTGCAAATGGACTACCGTTTTGCTGATTTACTGCTGGACCTAGATAAAATTACCGGGTTAAAGCGCATTCGCTTTATGACCTCGCATCCTCGGGACTTTGACCAGCGGTTGATTGATGTCATTGCCTCCACCAACAAGGTTTGTGAACACTTCCATTTACCTGCCCAGGCCGGCAGCAACCGAATTTTGAAGCTGATGAACCGAGGCTATACCAGAGAACATTACCTGCAGTTAATTGACAATATCCGTAAAGCCATTCCTGGTGCCAGCATCACGTCAGATATCATGGTGGGCTTCCCCGGTGAAACCGAAGAGGACTTTGCAGATACCCTTGATCTGGTGCGCCGGGTTCGTTACGACAGTGCCTTTACTTTTGTGTACAACATTCGCAGTGGCACCCCGGCGGCCAAAATGGAGCAGGTACCGGAAGAAGTTAAGAGTGCCAGAATTCAAAAATTAATCGACTTGCAAAACCAAATTTCTCTGGAGAATAACCGACAAGAAGAAGGAAAAGTCTTAGAAGTGCTGGTGGAGGGTGAAACAAAAACCAACCCGGACAAGCTGGCGGGCCGTTCCCGCACCAACAAGCTGGTGGTATTTGATGGCTCTCCTGACCTGACCGGCCAACTTGTGCCAATAAAAATAACTAAAGGTCGCCTAAACTTACTGGAGGGAGAACTGGTGCCCGGTGGCGCCGTTAAATAA
- a CDS encoding YlbF family regulator, whose protein sequence is MSDLILEKAFELGKLIAESDRYKTMREKEAAMMADVDAVMLIERYQDLQRSHQMARMQGQELTESQLNEVYELEDKMMQHPLIKEFALIQEDFQKFLNQVNDHISEGIEGPRPAHSCGHT, encoded by the coding sequence ATGAGTGACTTAATTTTAGAAAAGGCATTCGAGTTAGGGAAGCTTATTGCTGAGTCCGACAGATACAAAACTATGCGGGAAAAAGAAGCTGCTATGATGGCTGATGTCGATGCTGTTATGTTAATTGAACGATATCAGGATCTGCAAAGATCCCATCAGATGGCAAGAATGCAAGGTCAAGAACTTACTGAGTCACAGCTCAATGAAGTTTACGAGCTGGAAGATAAAATGATGCAACATCCTCTGATAAAGGAGTTTGCTCTGATTCAAGAGGATTTTCAAAAGTTCCTGAACCAAGTAAATGATCATATCAGTGAGGGAATCGAAGGCCCCCGACCGGCCCATAGCTGTGGACATACCTGA